The Methanoculleus thermophilus genome includes a window with the following:
- a CDS encoding (5-formylfuran-3-yl)methyl phosphate synthase, translating to MQLLVSPSSIEEAKSSLSADIIDVKQPSEGSLGANFPWVIRGIKEIAGVKPVSAAIGDNEYKPGTAALSAYGAAHAGADYIKVGLMFDGAERARDVIKAVTTAVKQEFPEKYVVIAAYADFERLNTISPFDISQLVADAGADVAMIDTGIKDGKGLFDFMNEEALVRFTEQNRDLGLQTALAGSLKFEDLDALKRINPEIIGVRGMVCGGDRSDSIRAELVEKAMMMIR from the coding sequence ATGCAATTACTCGTCAGTCCAAGCAGCATTGAGGAGGCAAAAAGCTCGCTTTCCGCTGACATCATCGATGTAAAGCAACCCTCTGAAGGGTCACTGGGTGCCAATTTTCCCTGGGTTATCCGGGGAATCAAAGAGATCGCCGGCGTCAAGCCCGTCAGTGCTGCAATCGGGGACAATGAGTATAAACCGGGAACGGCCGCTCTTTCTGCATACGGTGCCGCACACGCAGGCGCTGATTATATCAAGGTCGGCCTGATGTTTGACGGGGCCGAACGTGCCAGAGACGTCATTAAGGCCGTGACCACGGCAGTCAAACAGGAGTTCCCCGAAAAGTACGTTGTGATCGCTGCGTATGCCGATTTTGAGAGATTGAACACGATCTCCCCGTTCGACATCAGTCAGCTGGTTGCGGATGCCGGGGCGGATGTCGCCATGATCGACACAGGTATTAAAGACGGGAAGGGTCTCTTTGATTTTATGAACGAAGAGGCACTGGTGCGGTTCACCGAACAGAACCGTGACCTCGGACTGCAGACGGCCCTTGCGGGTTCGCTGAAGTTCGAGGACCTTGACGCATTAAAACGAATCAACCCCGAGATCATCGGCGTCCGAGGGATGGTCTGCGGAGGCGATCGGTCCGACTCGATCAGGGCAGAGTTGGTAGAGAAAGCAATGATGATGATCAGGTGA
- the guaB gene encoding IMP dehydrogenase, translated as MYIEKMKLETTFTFDDVLLVPAESWVEPDEADVRSRFSRNIPLNIPLVSAAMDTVTESLMAITMAREGGIGVIHRNMSAEREVAEVKVVKQAEDLIEREVVAVGPESTVTEVEQVMKQYGIGGVPIVEDDKVIGIVSRRDIRAILPKKGDAQITGYMTKKLITASEGITAENALETMYANKVERLPVVDEDGRLVGIITMRDILEKRQYPLANRDANDKLRVAAAVGPFDFNRAMMLVEAGVDALVVDCAHGHNMNVVKAVKEIKGSVTIDVVAGNIATSQAASALVDSVDGLKVGIGPGSICTTRIVAGVGVPQISAIANVAEVAHEADVPVIADGGIRYSGDIAKAIAAGADCIMAGSLFAGTDEAPGRITTIKGRRYKQYRGMGSLGVMSSGESSDRYFQKKHIGRTKFVPEGVEGVTPYVGRVSDVIYQLVGGLKSAMGYTGSKTIADLKKNGKFIRITPAGYGESHPHNIMITDEAPNYRLFE; from the coding sequence ATGTACATCGAGAAGATGAAACTGGAAACAACATTCACGTTTGATGATGTGCTGCTCGTGCCCGCCGAATCCTGGGTCGAGCCCGATGAAGCCGACGTCAGGTCGCGGTTCTCACGAAATATCCCCCTAAATATTCCACTCGTGAGCGCCGCCATGGATACGGTAACCGAGTCGCTGATGGCGATAACGATGGCTCGCGAAGGCGGCATCGGCGTCATTCACCGGAACATGTCCGCTGAGCGGGAGGTTGCCGAAGTCAAGGTCGTCAAACAGGCCGAGGATCTGATCGAGCGCGAGGTCGTGGCTGTAGGGCCAGAGTCCACGGTCACCGAAGTCGAACAGGTCATGAAGCAGTATGGTATCGGCGGTGTCCCCATCGTCGAGGACGATAAAGTGATCGGCATCGTCAGCCGCAGGGATATCAGGGCAATCCTTCCAAAGAAAGGCGATGCGCAGATCACCGGGTACATGACCAAGAAACTGATCACGGCTTCGGAGGGCATCACCGCAGAGAATGCGCTCGAGACGATGTATGCAAACAAGGTCGAGCGCCTCCCTGTCGTTGATGAGGATGGGCGTCTTGTCGGCATCATCACGATGCGCGACATCCTGGAGAAGAGGCAGTACCCCCTCGCCAACCGGGATGCGAACGACAAGCTCCGCGTTGCCGCTGCCGTGGGACCATTCGACTTCAACCGCGCCATGATGCTTGTCGAGGCAGGCGTAGACGCCCTGGTAGTAGACTGCGCTCATGGCCACAACATGAATGTCGTGAAAGCCGTCAAGGAGATTAAAGGCAGCGTCACGATCGATGTGGTGGCCGGAAACATCGCGACAAGCCAGGCGGCCTCCGCCCTGGTAGATTCTGTCGACGGGCTGAAGGTCGGCATTGGACCGGGTTCCATCTGCACGACGCGGATTGTTGCAGGTGTGGGCGTCCCGCAGATATCCGCGATAGCGAATGTCGCTGAGGTGGCGCATGAGGCAGATGTGCCGGTGATCGCCGACGGCGGGATCCGCTACTCCGGTGATATCGCAAAAGCGATTGCTGCAGGTGCGGACTGCATAATGGCCGGCAGTCTCTTTGCCGGTACCGACGAAGCACCGGGGCGAATAACAACGATCAAGGGCCGGCGCTACAAGCAGTACCGCGGAATGGGATCGCTTGGCGTCATGAGCAGCGGCGAATCGAGCGATCGTTACTTCCAGAAGAAGCACATCGGAAGGACCAAGTTCGTTCCCGAGGGCGTCGAGGGGGTCACTCCCTACGTCGGCCGGGTCTCGGATGTTATATACCAGCTCGTCGGCGGCCTGAAGTCCGCAATGGGCTACACCGGATCAAAGACGATAGCAGACTTAAAGAAGAACGGGAAATTCATCAGAATCACGCCTGCTGGGTATGGTGAGAGCCACCCGCACAACATCATGATCACCGACGAGGCGCCGAACTACCGCCTCTTTGAGTAA
- the gyrA gene encoding DNA gyrase subunit A translates to MTSKQVVPINIEDEMKSCYIDYAMSVIIGRAIPDVRDGLKPVHRRTLYAMRELGNTSDKPYKKSARIVGDVMGKYHPHGDAAIYDTLVKMAQPFSYRYTLVDGQGNFGSVDGDSAAAMRYTEARLTKVAEELLADIEKETVDFVPNFDGSLEEPAVLPARIPNLLVNGSSGIAVGMATNMPPHNLREVCEAICRVIDEPGVSTEELMQIMPGPDFPTGGIIMGSEGIREAYLTGRGKCVVRGVAEIVEEGRTPQIIITEIPFQVNKARLIESIAGHVREKRIEGISDIRDESDRDGMRVVIDLKKGVSPQVVLNYLYKNTALESSFGIINLAIVDHQPRTLNLKELIHEYLKHRVEVVRRRTEFDLAKSEERMHILRGLLVALENIDAVIATIRASGTTEEAAKALVEKFALDEVQADAILKMQLRRLAALEQQKILDERDALAKEIERLTEILASEANILAVIKSELVDIGTRYGDERRTRIERKVETLEVEDLIENKPMLVSLTSSNYIKRIDLDTYRNQRRGGRGVIGMATKEDDGVERVFVANTHDTLLCFTDRGKAYWLKVYDLPEGQRASKGKALVNLLNLGGDERVTAVIPVREFRSDHYLFFATRGGTVAKIALDEFSRPRQTGINAINLRDGDALVDVKVTDGNQELILTTKFGQSLRFHEEAVRPVHRGAMGVRGIKLRSGDTLQAISVVEGDHLLTITEQGFGKRTEFDEFRGHGRGTLGVRNILVDARGGGVVGSMAVSDDAEIIVMSASGIVIRTKVSEISVQKRGTRGVRVMKLDDGDRVIGFTILDKEDA, encoded by the coding sequence TTGACATCTAAGCAGGTTGTTCCGATAAACATCGAAGACGAGATGAAGTCATGCTACATCGACTACGCGATGAGCGTGATCATCGGCCGGGCCATCCCCGACGTGAGGGACGGCTTGAAACCGGTCCATCGCCGCACCCTCTACGCCATGCGGGAGCTCGGCAACACCAGCGACAAGCCCTACAAGAAGAGCGCCCGTATTGTCGGAGACGTAATGGGTAAATACCATCCTCACGGCGATGCAGCCATCTACGATACGCTCGTGAAGATGGCCCAACCGTTCTCCTACCGCTACACGCTGGTGGACGGCCAGGGGAACTTCGGCTCCGTCGACGGGGACTCTGCTGCCGCCATGCGATACACGGAGGCGAGGCTCACCAAGGTCGCGGAGGAACTGCTCGCCGATATTGAGAAGGAGACCGTCGATTTCGTTCCGAACTTCGACGGATCGCTTGAGGAGCCCGCTGTCCTCCCTGCCCGGATCCCGAACCTCCTCGTCAACGGATCGAGCGGGATTGCGGTCGGTATGGCGACGAACATGCCGCCTCACAACCTCCGCGAGGTCTGTGAGGCGATCTGCCGTGTCATCGACGAGCCGGGTGTCTCCACGGAGGAGCTGATGCAGATCATGCCGGGCCCGGACTTTCCGACCGGCGGGATCATCATGGGCTCCGAGGGTATCCGCGAGGCCTACCTGACCGGGCGCGGGAAGTGCGTGGTCCGTGGAGTCGCAGAGATCGTGGAGGAAGGCCGGACACCGCAGATCATCATCACCGAGATCCCCTTCCAGGTGAACAAGGCGCGCTTGATCGAGAGCATCGCAGGCCATGTTCGTGAAAAGAGGATCGAGGGCATCAGTGACATCCGCGATGAGTCGGATCGCGACGGCATGCGGGTCGTGATCGACCTTAAAAAGGGTGTCTCGCCCCAGGTGGTGCTGAACTACCTCTACAAAAACACAGCGCTTGAGTCTTCCTTTGGGATCATCAACCTCGCGATCGTCGACCACCAGCCCCGGACGCTGAACCTCAAGGAACTCATCCACGAATATCTCAAGCACCGGGTGGAGGTCGTCCGGCGAAGGACCGAGTTCGATCTCGCTAAGAGCGAGGAACGAATGCACATCCTCCGCGGTCTCCTCGTCGCGCTCGAGAATATCGATGCGGTCATCGCGACCATCCGGGCATCCGGGACGACCGAGGAGGCTGCAAAGGCCCTGGTGGAGAAGTTTGCGCTGGATGAGGTGCAGGCCGACGCAATCTTGAAGATGCAGCTTCGGCGGCTTGCGGCGCTTGAGCAGCAGAAGATCCTCGACGAACGTGATGCCCTCGCCAAAGAGATCGAGCGGCTCACCGAGATCCTTGCAAGCGAAGCAAACATTCTTGCCGTGATCAAGAGTGAACTCGTCGATATTGGTACGCGCTACGGTGACGAACGGAGGACCCGGATCGAGCGCAAAGTCGAGACGCTCGAGGTGGAGGACCTCATCGAGAATAAACCAATGCTGGTCTCGCTCACCTCTTCAAATTACATCAAGCGCATCGACCTTGACACCTACAGGAACCAGCGGCGCGGGGGACGCGGCGTCATCGGAATGGCCACCAAGGAAGACGACGGCGTCGAGCGGGTCTTTGTCGCCAATACGCACGATACTCTCCTCTGTTTCACTGATAGAGGGAAGGCGTACTGGCTGAAGGTCTACGACCTTCCCGAGGGGCAGCGGGCGAGCAAGGGCAAGGCCCTTGTCAACCTCTTAAACCTCGGCGGCGACGAGCGGGTGACTGCTGTCATTCCGGTCAGGGAGTTCCGGTCAGATCACTACCTCTTCTTTGCGACGAGAGGAGGAACTGTCGCAAAGATTGCGCTCGACGAGTTCTCGAGGCCCCGGCAGACCGGGATCAATGCTATCAACCTCCGCGATGGCGATGCGCTGGTGGATGTGAAGGTGACCGATGGGAACCAGGAACTGATCCTGACGACCAAGTTCGGGCAGAGCCTCCGGTTCCACGAGGAGGCGGTTCGCCCGGTTCACCGGGGTGCCATGGGCGTGCGGGGGATCAAGCTCCGCAGCGGGGATACCCTCCAGGCCATATCCGTGGTTGAGGGCGACCATCTCCTCACCATCACGGAGCAGGGCTTCGGGAAGCGGACGGAGTTCGACGAGTTCCGCGGCCACGGGAGAGGCACGCTCGGCGTACGAAACATCCTCGTTGACGCCCGGGGCGGCGGTGTCGTCGGATCGATGGCAGTCTCCGACGATGCCGAGATCATCGTGATGAGTGCGTCCGGCATCGTAATCCGGACGAAGGTCTCCGAGATCTCGGTCCAGAAACGAGGAACTCGCGGCGTCCGGGTCATGAAACTCGATGACGGCGACCGTGTCATCGGATTTACGATCCTCGATAAGGAAGATGCGTAA
- the cbiQ gene encoding cobalt ECF transporter T component CbiQ, which produces MIDDLYAIEKHAGRISPIHQLDARIKLLITLAAIVAIVAVPYSTRIYELGTVFFALFAGLWVVSRLSPVVYLQRLAIILPFGIFLVIFQVFIKNPYYDAFHTIATLPFGIEVYAESVEFASILLVKFIVSVSFIILLSSTTKMQDMIEAAGRLGLPREFTLTLGMMVRYIFVFAEMFGRIRTAMETRCFDPLDRTLPYRYRLHQIGYTVGTIFIRSYEQGERTYTSMLCRGYGANASLYIRRKPLGAGEIVFFVGVLAFIVLSTVLIYMQP; this is translated from the coding sequence ATGATCGACGACCTCTATGCAATCGAGAAACATGCTGGCAGGATAAGCCCCATCCACCAGCTGGATGCGAGAATTAAACTTCTTATAACGCTCGCTGCCATTGTGGCCATCGTCGCCGTACCTTACTCGACGAGGATTTACGAGCTCGGTACCGTCTTCTTTGCTCTCTTTGCCGGACTCTGGGTTGTATCCCGCCTCTCTCCGGTTGTCTACCTCCAGAGGCTTGCGATCATCCTGCCGTTCGGGATCTTTCTCGTTATCTTTCAGGTCTTCATCAAAAATCCGTACTATGACGCCTTTCATACGATTGCAACCCTTCCCTTCGGGATCGAGGTCTACGCAGAATCTGTAGAGTTTGCGTCGATTCTCCTCGTGAAGTTCATCGTCAGCGTATCGTTCATCATCCTGCTCTCGTCAACGACAAAGATGCAGGATATGATCGAGGCCGCGGGGAGGCTTGGTCTGCCGCGGGAGTTCACCCTCACGCTCGGTATGATGGTCCGCTACATATTCGTCTTTGCCGAGATGTTCGGCAGGATACGGACCGCGATGGAGACCCGGTGTTTCGATCCCCTCGACCGGACGCTCCCCTACCGCTACCGGCTGCACCAGATCGGCTACACGGTCGGGACGATCTTCATCCGGTCCTACGAGCAGGGCGAGCGCACCTACACGAGCATGCTCTGCCGGGGCTACGGAGCGAACGCGAGCCTGTATATCCGGCGAAAGCCTCTCGGTGCCGGAGAGATCGTCTTCTTTGTCGGAGTACTGGCCTTCATCGTGCTCTCTACGGTGCTCATCTATATGCAGCCGTAG
- a CDS encoding ATP-binding cassette domain-containing protein, whose product MHLIETRDLTHIYHGGVRALESVNFIAERKSRIAVIGPNGAGKSTLFKHFNGILKPTSGEVLVRGEPITKENLREVRKFVGIVFQNPDDQIFSPTVEQDVAFGPTNLGLDETTVAHRVEEALHLLGIEELRDRVPHHLSGGEKKRVAIAGILAMEPQVLVLDEPTAGLDPQGVSDLVEFINRLPNEYGMTVVFSTHHLDLVAEMADFVYVMDKGSVVGSGTVEEIFARSELLARTRLNIPPIPKLIRSLQENGIPIEMAYTYEDAKKSFLEAYARRV is encoded by the coding sequence ATGCACCTGATCGAGACCCGCGATCTCACCCATATTTACCACGGCGGTGTTCGTGCCCTCGAGAGTGTGAACTTCATTGCAGAGCGAAAGTCACGCATCGCCGTCATCGGGCCGAACGGGGCCGGAAAGAGCACCCTTTTTAAGCATTTCAACGGCATCCTCAAACCCACGTCCGGCGAGGTGCTGGTCCGGGGCGAGCCGATCACGAAGGAGAACCTCCGCGAGGTGCGCAAGTTCGTCGGGATCGTCTTCCAGAACCCCGACGACCAGATCTTCTCTCCGACCGTGGAGCAGGATGTCGCGTTCGGTCCGACCAACCTCGGCCTCGACGAGACAACGGTTGCTCACCGCGTCGAGGAGGCGCTGCATCTCCTCGGGATCGAGGAACTGCGGGATCGCGTGCCGCACCACCTCTCGGGTGGCGAGAAGAAACGGGTGGCCATCGCGGGCATTCTCGCGATGGAGCCGCAGGTGCTGGTGCTTGATGAACCGACCGCGGGGCTCGATCCACAGGGTGTCTCCGATCTTGTCGAGTTCATCAATCGACTGCCCAATGAGTACGGCATGACGGTGGTCTTCTCGACACACCATCTCGACCTCGTTGCAGAGATGGCGGACTTCGTTTACGTGATGGATAAGGGGAGCGTGGTCGGCTCAGGGACGGTTGAGGAGATCTTCGCCCGGTCTGAGTTGCTTGCCCGTACAAGGCTCAATATACCGCCTATACCGAAATTGATCCGGTCGCTCCAGGAGAACGGCATTCCCATCGAGATGGCCTATACCTACGAGGATGCGAAGAAGTCGTTTCTCGAAGCCTATGCAAGAAGAGTATGA
- the gyrB gene encoding DNA topoisomerase (ATP-hydrolyzing) subunit B produces the protein MTDTYDASHITVLEGLRPVRERPAMYIGSTDTRGLHHLVYEVVDNAVDEALAGFCDRILVIINRDGSITIDDNGRGIPVDLMPQYGKSALEIVLTVLHAGGKFDKNTYQVSGGLHGVGVSVVNALSSWLDATVYRDGKIYTMQFRQGLVTKPLESRQETQAEMEVRYAERYGDRPGRHIDYERLRGTRITFQPDRSIFETIEFDYDVLDHRLRELAYLNSGLTIVLRDERTGDAVTYCFEDGIRQFVAHIGEGKESLHDDIIYFQKRDSENMVEVEVALQYNNSYTETIYTYVNSVNTREGGTHLEGFRSALTRAINGAAHRNNLLKSNDAQVRGEDVREGLAAVISTRIANPQFEGQTKMRLGNSNVRGIVDSLVYSSLTEYFEEHPKTLQAIVEKAMAAARAREAARAARDLARRKSTLESTGLPGKLADCQERDPAKSELYIVEGDSAGGSAKQGRDRKFQAILPLRGKILNVEKASAHKILKNAEIQALISAIGTGVGDNFDVERARYHHIILMTDADVDGAHIRTLLLTFFYRYMVEIIEKGYVYIAQPPLYRIVRGKQVQYAYREEELHKIISESGEKGLTIQRYKGLGEMNAEQLWSTTMDPENRILKQVRIEDAAYANEIFEKLMGENVDARRDFIRRHAKEVNNLDI, from the coding sequence ATGACTGATACTTACGATGCTTCTCATATTACGGTACTGGAAGGCTTGAGACCGGTGCGGGAACGTCCCGCCATGTACATCGGCAGTACGGATACCCGGGGGTTGCATCACCTGGTCTACGAGGTCGTGGACAATGCTGTGGATGAGGCTCTTGCCGGGTTCTGCGATCGGATCCTGGTGATCATCAACCGGGACGGTTCGATCACGATCGATGATAATGGCCGGGGTATCCCGGTCGATCTCATGCCGCAGTATGGCAAGAGCGCTCTTGAGATCGTCCTTACCGTACTCCATGCCGGTGGGAAGTTCGATAAGAACACGTACCAGGTCTCCGGCGGTCTGCATGGTGTCGGTGTCTCGGTCGTCAATGCTCTCTCAAGCTGGCTCGATGCAACGGTCTATAGGGACGGCAAGATCTACACGATGCAGTTCCGGCAGGGTCTGGTTACAAAGCCGCTTGAGAGCCGCCAGGAGACCCAAGCCGAGATGGAGGTGCGCTACGCGGAGCGATACGGCGACCGGCCGGGACGTCATATCGACTACGAGCGTCTTCGGGGCACCCGGATCACGTTCCAGCCCGACCGCTCGATCTTCGAGACCATCGAGTTCGATTATGATGTTCTGGACCACCGGCTCCGCGAGCTTGCCTACTTAAATAGCGGCCTTACGATCGTCCTCCGGGACGAGCGGACCGGCGATGCGGTCACATACTGTTTCGAAGACGGTATCCGGCAATTCGTCGCTCACATCGGCGAGGGGAAGGAGAGCCTCCACGATGATATCATCTACTTCCAGAAGCGCGACTCCGAGAACATGGTTGAGGTCGAGGTCGCCCTGCAATATAACAACTCATACACGGAGACGATCTACACCTACGTCAACAGCGTCAATACCCGCGAGGGAGGCACTCACCTCGAAGGCTTCCGGAGCGCTCTCACCAGGGCGATCAACGGCGCCGCCCACCGTAACAACCTCTTAAAAAGCAACGATGCCCAGGTACGGGGCGAAGATGTCAGGGAAGGGCTCGCGGCCGTCATCAGCACCCGGATCGCGAACCCCCAGTTCGAGGGGCAGACCAAGATGCGCCTTGGAAACAGCAACGTTCGGGGCATCGTGGACTCGCTCGTCTACTCCTCCCTCACCGAGTACTTTGAGGAGCATCCAAAGACCCTCCAGGCGATCGTGGAGAAGGCAATGGCGGCAGCCCGGGCCCGTGAAGCTGCCCGGGCCGCGCGCGATCTCGCCAGACGCAAGAGCACGCTTGAGTCAACCGGTCTTCCTGGGAAGCTCGCCGACTGCCAGGAACGTGACCCGGCGAAGAGCGAACTCTATATCGTGGAAGGAGACTCTGCAGGCGGTTCTGCGAAACAGGGCCGGGACCGAAAGTTCCAGGCGATCCTCCCCCTCCGGGGAAAGATCTTAAACGTCGAGAAGGCGTCGGCACACAAGATCCTCAAGAACGCTGAGATCCAGGCTCTGATCTCCGCTATCGGCACCGGGGTTGGGGACAATTTCGACGTGGAGCGAGCCCGCTACCACCACATCATCCTGATGACCGATGCGGATGTCGATGGGGCACATATCCGGACGCTCCTTCTCACGTTCTTCTACCGCTACATGGTGGAGATCATAGAGAAAGGCTACGTCTACATTGCCCAGCCGCCGCTCTATCGGATCGTCAGAGGAAAACAGGTGCAGTATGCCTACCGCGAAGAGGAGTTGCACAAGATCATCTCTGAGTCCGGCGAGAAAGGTCTCACCATCCAGCGTTACAAGGGTCTTGGTGAGATGAATGCAGAGCAGCTCTGGAGCACCACGATGGATCCGGAGAATCGGATCCTCAAACAGGTGAGGATCGAAGATGCCGCTTACGCAAACGAGATATTCGAGAAACTCATGGGAGAAAACGTAGACGCCCGGAGAGACTTCATCCGCCGGCACGCAAAGGAGGTGAACAACCTTGACATCTAA
- a CDS encoding PP2C family protein-serine/threonine phosphatase, giving the protein MKPVIRYAAMSDMGLREQNEDAYFTGQVNGYHVFAVADGLGGHERGEVASRMAIQALEAIAERCLPAMEPPAVLERIFQHANTRIRTYNQENRLNSGTTLSAAIVDDSGRCWIGTVGDCRTHIITPSSVWHTRDQNYVQSLVDSGVISPAEAISHPGKNILTQALGLERWVRVDLDEQMIAGAVLVITSDGLHDYLPESAIQEIVLASEPEEACRRLIEAAKDAASTDNITAIVARA; this is encoded by the coding sequence GTGAAGCCGGTGATTCGATATGCGGCGATGAGCGATATGGGGCTACGTGAGCAGAACGAAGATGCCTATTTTACCGGCCAGGTCAACGGGTATCACGTATTTGCCGTCGCTGACGGCCTTGGGGGGCACGAGCGCGGGGAGGTCGCAAGCAGGATGGCAATCCAGGCTCTGGAGGCGATTGCAGAAAGGTGCCTTCCCGCGATGGAACCTCCCGCAGTGCTTGAGCGCATCTTCCAGCATGCAAATACGAGAATACGCACCTACAACCAGGAAAACCGCCTGAACTCCGGGACGACACTCTCGGCTGCGATCGTTGATGATTCGGGCAGGTGCTGGATCGGCACGGTGGGCGATTGTAGAACCCACATCATCACGCCCTCGTCCGTCTGGCATACGCGCGACCAGAATTACGTCCAGAGCCTTGTGGATTCCGGGGTAATCTCCCCCGCAGAAGCGATCTCTCACCCCGGAAAGAACATCCTGACCCAGGCTCTTGGCCTGGAGAGATGGGTGCGGGTGGACCTAGATGAGCAGATGATTGCCGGGGCGGTTCTCGTCATCACCTCAGACGGTCTCCACGACTATCTCCCTGAGAGCGCCATTCAGGAGATTGTGCTTGCCAGTGAGCCCGAGGAGGCATGCCGAAGGCTGATCGAGGCCGCGAAGGACGCAGCAAGCACCGATAACATCACCGCAATCGTCGCAAGAGCGTGA
- a CDS encoding ArsR/SmtB family transcription factor, with protein sequence MLEGSEVSRLLDILGNRNRRRIIELLRQKPCFVTEISERLLISPKAVIEHLQMMEREKILISCQDERRRKYYYLSHDINVIVNLQKLDGIILPSVEEDPKERFARDLEMFKRMVRVHDELLDNLEQLEREIESKFAEIMRMKGGLISDDKDIEIILALSHADMTLMELKEASGLSTDELKQRLDNLMYTGVVKQTNNRYKIRGTYGD encoded by the coding sequence ATGCTTGAGGGCAGCGAGGTTTCCCGCCTCCTTGATATTCTGGGAAACCGGAACAGGCGACGAATAATAGAATTATTGAGGCAGAAGCCGTGTTTTGTGACGGAGATCTCAGAACGTCTCCTGATCAGTCCAAAAGCGGTTATCGAACATCTACAGATGATGGAGCGCGAGAAAATCCTCATCTCCTGCCAGGACGAGCGCAGGCGAAAGTATTACTATCTCTCGCACGACATCAATGTCATCGTAAACCTGCAGAAACTGGATGGAATTATACTCCCCTCGGTTGAAGAGGATCCAAAGGAAAGGTTTGCCAGAGACCTTGAGATGTTCAAAAGAATGGTCAGGGTTCATGACGAACTCTTGGATAACCTCGAACAACTGGAGCGGGAGATCGAATCGAAGTTCGCTGAGATCATGCGCATGAAGGGAGGCCTTATCTCGGACGATAAGGACATCGAGATCATCCTTGCCCTCTCTCACGCAGACATGACACTCATGGAACTCAAGGAAGCGAGCGGCCTGTCCACGGATGAGCTGAAACAGAGACTGGATAACCTCATGTATACAGGGGTTGTCAAGCAGACCAACAATCGATACAAAATACGTGGTACTTATGGCGATTAA
- a CDS encoding radical SAM protein yields MTEVEEALLPGYVHLSRSGELEERAKKAYEVLRDCVICPQECHVNRTDDELGFCRIGLLPRISSYCPHFGEEPPLVGRYGSGTIFISGCNMRCEFCQNFEISQCGIGYAVSCDELAGIMLRLQERRCHNINFVSPSHVVPQILRAVALAADRGLKIPLVYNSGGYDSVESLRLLDGVIDIYMPDAKYGRDDVAWELSHAADYTARMRAALKEMHRQVGDLEIRDGIAVRGMIIRHLVLPGNLANSEIVMRFIAEEISKDAYVNIMAQYHPAWKAAEGGRSPVLAALQRPITAREYEYAIRCAKENGLSRGFP; encoded by the coding sequence ATGACTGAGGTGGAAGAGGCCTTGCTACCCGGATATGTGCATCTATCCCGGAGCGGCGAACTGGAGGAGCGGGCGAAGAAGGCGTACGAAGTGCTCCGCGACTGCGTCATCTGCCCCCAGGAATGCCATGTGAACCGTACTGATGACGAACTCGGGTTCTGCCGGATCGGACTCCTGCCAAGAATCTCGAGTTACTGTCCACACTTCGGTGAAGAGCCACCACTGGTCGGGAGGTACGGATCTGGAACAATATTCATCTCTGGCTGCAACATGCGATGCGAGTTCTGCCAGAACTTTGAGATCAGCCAGTGCGGGATCGGCTACGCAGTCTCATGCGACGAACTTGCCGGGATCATGCTCCGTCTGCAGGAACGCCGATGCCACAACATCAACTTCGTCTCACCTTCGCACGTCGTCCCCCAGATCCTCCGTGCAGTCGCCCTCGCCGCCGATCGCGGTCTCAAGATCCCGCTGGTGTATAACAGCGGGGGTTACGACTCAGTGGAGTCGTTGCGGCTCCTTGACGGCGTCATCGATATCTACATGCCTGACGCGAAATACGGGCGGGACGATGTGGCATGGGAACTCTCTCATGCCGCTGACTACACTGCCCGCATGCGGGCTGCGCTCAAGGAGATGCATCGGCAGGTCGGGGACCTGGAGATCAGAGACGGCATAGCCGTGCGGGGTATGATCATCAGGCACCTGGTGCTCCCGGGGAACCTTGCAAACAGCGAGATCGTAATGCGATTCATCGCCGAGGAGATCTCCAAAGACGCTTACGTGAATATCATGGCCCAGTACCACCCGGCATGGAAGGCGGCCGAAGGTGGGAGAAGTCCGGTGCTCGCGGCACTGCAGCGCCCGATTACTGCACGAGAGTATGAGTATGCCATCAGGTGCGCGAAGGAAAACGGTCTTTCCCGTGGGTTCCCATGA